A genomic stretch from Cloacibacterium caeni includes:
- a CDS encoding polyphosphate kinase 2 family protein: MDTNFTDNFLVKENQKFNLKDFNTDYKGELTKEESQKMLDAEKKKLYELQEKLYADGSQSLLVVIQAMDAAGKDSLIEHVFGGVNPQGCEVTSFKTPTSKEYSHDFIWRHYLALPEKGKIGIFNRSHYESVLVCKVHPEYNLSEKVWKSTDEIDEKFWKNRYESIKDFEKHLARNGTKIVKIFLHVSKEEQKKRFLDRIAEQEKNWKFSIGDLKERAVFDQYMKAYEEAISETSKEHAPWFVIPADQKWFARVAAVQIIIETLEKMNLQYPTLSEEERAGLDDAKKQLESE; the protein is encoded by the coding sequence ATGGACACCAATTTCACCGATAACTTTCTTGTAAAAGAAAATCAAAAATTTAATCTCAAAGATTTCAACACCGATTATAAAGGCGAACTGACCAAAGAAGAAAGTCAAAAAATGCTCGATGCAGAGAAGAAAAAACTCTACGAACTTCAAGAAAAGCTTTACGCAGATGGCAGTCAATCACTTTTGGTAGTGATACAAGCGATGGATGCTGCCGGAAAAGACAGTTTGATAGAGCATGTTTTCGGTGGAGTAAATCCGCAAGGTTGCGAAGTGACCAGTTTTAAAACGCCAACTTCTAAAGAATACAGTCATGATTTTATCTGGAGGCATTATTTGGCTTTACCAGAAAAAGGGAAAATAGGCATTTTTAACCGCAGTCATTACGAAAGTGTTTTGGTGTGTAAAGTCCACCCTGAATATAATCTAAGCGAAAAAGTTTGGAAATCTACTGACGAAATTGATGAAAAATTCTGGAAAAATAGATACGAAAGCATCAAAGATTTTGAAAAACATCTAGCTAGAAATGGAACAAAAATTGTGAAAATTTTCCTTCACGTATCCAAAGAAGAGCAGAAAAAACGTTTCCTAGACCGAATTGCTGAACAAGAAAAAAACTGGAAATTTTCTATTGGCGACTTAAAAGAACGTGCTGTTTTCGACCAATATATGAAGGCTTACGAAGAAGCCATTTCTGAAACCAGTAAAGAACATGCGCCTTGGTTTGTGATTCCTGCTGACCAAAAATGGTTTGCAAGAGTGGCCGCTGTACAAATTATTATAGAAACGCTAGAAAAAATGAATCTGCAATATCCTACACTTTCAGAAGAAGA
- a CDS encoding DUF1573 domain-containing protein, which translates to MKKFMGGLLLIGGFVFSSAQTISFEKTTIDYGTVPVNADGNRVFTFKNTGNKPLILSNVQPGCGCTASEWPKEPVLPGKSAQIKVHYNTANAAPFKKSIDVFSNDPVNGRVVLYIQGTVDANAKTEEKTLAPKK; encoded by the coding sequence ATGAAAAAATTTATGGGCGGTTTGTTGCTTATCGGAGGTTTTGTTTTCTCTTCTGCACAAACTATTTCTTTTGAAAAAACAACTATTGATTACGGTACTGTTCCTGTGAATGCAGATGGAAACAGAGTTTTTACTTTTAAAAATACTGGTAACAAGCCTTTGATCCTTTCTAACGTACAGCCAGGCTGTGGTTGCACCGCTTCTGAATGGCCAAAAGAACCAGTATTGCCAGGTAAATCTGCACAGATTAAAGTTCATTACAACACTGCAAATGCTGCCCCTTTCAAAAAATCTATCGATGTATTTTCTAACGACCCCGTAAACGGAAGAGTGGTTCTATACATCCAAGGAACGGTAGATGCAAATGCTAAAACTGAAGAAAAAACTTTAGCTCCAAAAAAATAA
- a CDS encoding valine--tRNA ligase, protein MQISEKYNPQETEQKWYNYWLENNYFHSTPDNRPPYTIVIPPPNVTGILHMGHMLNNTIQDVLVRRARMQGFNALWVPGTDHASIATEAKVVAKLKSEGINKSDITRDEFLVHAWDWTHKYGGTILEQLKKLGCSCDWDRTRFTMEPKLSAQVIKSFVDLYNKGLIYRGYRMVNWDPEAKTNISDEEVIYKELNGKLWYLKYKIEGSEEFISVATTRPETIFGDVAVCVNPNDEKYAHLKGKNVIVPIVNRVIPIIEDEYVDMEFGTGALKITPAHDINDYEIGQKHNLPMIDALDDDGKLNEHGLHYNGKDRFEVRKLIAKELEENNLLVKAEDYVNKVGTSERTGAVIEPKISQQWFLKMSEIAKPALDVVMNDEVKFHPEKFKNTYRHWMENIRDWNISRQLWWGQQIPAYYYGEGSEDYVVAENVEEALVLAKEKTNNQQLTTDNLKQDEDALDTWFSSWLWPMSVFDGMLDENNEDIKYYYPTSDLVTGPDIIFFWVARMIMAGLEFKGEVPFKNVYFTGIVRDKQRRKMSKSLGNSPDPIELIEKYGADGVRVGILLSSAAGNDLLFDEDLMLQGRNFATKIWNAFRLIQGWKKEDIPANEADLQTIEWFGNQMNKTIAEINDQFSKFRISDALHLIYKLIWDDFCAWYLEAIKPNYGEGISQEVYDKTIAYFEELMRLLHPFMPFLTEELYQAISERSAEEALVIAQQKKAESFSEENIKAFETAKELISGVRNYRQSKGISPREAVELFTNVTNFANEAVVRKLANVSEINFGNKTDKPCFTFLVGATEVSIPLSENLDLGEEKAKTEEELKYLKGFLISVEKKLSNEKFVAGAPAQVVENERKKQKDAQDKIAILEEKLKTL, encoded by the coding sequence ATGCAAATTTCAGAAAAATATAATCCTCAGGAAACAGAACAGAAATGGTACAATTACTGGTTAGAAAACAATTATTTTCATTCTACTCCAGATAACAGACCTCCTTACACGATTGTAATTCCGCCACCAAACGTGACGGGAATTCTTCACATGGGACACATGTTAAACAATACCATTCAAGATGTTTTGGTCAGAAGAGCCAGAATGCAAGGATTTAATGCACTTTGGGTTCCGGGAACAGACCACGCTTCTATTGCTACTGAAGCTAAAGTGGTGGCAAAACTGAAATCGGAAGGAATTAATAAATCTGATATTACCCGAGATGAATTTTTAGTTCACGCTTGGGATTGGACGCATAAATATGGCGGAACAATACTTGAACAGTTAAAGAAATTAGGTTGTTCTTGTGATTGGGACAGAACGCGTTTCACAATGGAACCGAAATTGTCTGCTCAAGTCATCAAATCTTTCGTTGATTTATACAATAAAGGTTTGATTTACAGAGGTTATAGAATGGTGAACTGGGATCCAGAAGCCAAAACCAATATTTCTGATGAAGAAGTAATTTACAAAGAACTCAACGGGAAACTTTGGTACCTTAAATATAAAATTGAAGGTTCTGAAGAGTTTATTTCTGTGGCTACCACTCGTCCAGAAACCATTTTCGGGGACGTAGCGGTTTGTGTAAATCCAAATGATGAAAAATATGCTCATCTGAAAGGCAAAAACGTAATCGTTCCGATTGTAAATAGAGTCATTCCAATTATTGAAGATGAATATGTAGACATGGAATTCGGAACTGGAGCGTTGAAAATCACTCCTGCGCATGATATTAACGACTACGAAATCGGGCAAAAACATAATTTGCCAATGATTGATGCATTAGATGATGATGGTAAACTGAATGAACACGGATTGCATTACAACGGAAAAGATAGATTCGAGGTTAGAAAACTGATTGCTAAAGAATTAGAAGAAAATAATCTTTTGGTAAAAGCCGAAGATTATGTAAATAAAGTTGGAACTTCTGAGAGAACTGGAGCTGTAATAGAGCCAAAAATTTCTCAACAATGGTTCTTGAAAATGTCTGAAATTGCGAAACCAGCTTTGGATGTAGTAATGAATGATGAGGTGAAATTCCACCCAGAAAAATTTAAAAATACATACAGACATTGGATGGAAAACATCCGCGATTGGAATATTTCTCGTCAACTTTGGTGGGGTCAACAAATTCCAGCGTATTATTATGGTGAAGGAAGTGAGGATTATGTAGTTGCAGAAAATGTAGAAGAAGCTTTGGTTTTAGCCAAAGAAAAAACCAACAACCAACAACTAACAACTGACAACTTAAAACAAGACGAAGATGCTCTAGATACATGGTTCTCTTCTTGGTTATGGCCGATGTCCGTTTTTGATGGAATGTTAGACGAAAACAATGAAGACATCAAGTATTATTATCCGACTTCTGATTTGGTAACAGGTCCAGATATTATTTTCTTCTGGGTAGCCAGAATGATTATGGCAGGATTAGAATTTAAAGGCGAAGTTCCTTTTAAAAATGTATATTTTACAGGAATTGTAAGGGATAAACAACGCAGAAAAATGTCTAAATCACTCGGAAACTCTCCAGACCCAATAGAATTGATTGAAAAATATGGCGCAGATGGAGTAAGAGTAGGGATTTTATTGAGTTCAGCAGCTGGAAATGACCTTCTTTTTGATGAAGATTTAATGTTGCAAGGAAGAAACTTCGCGACTAAAATCTGGAACGCTTTCCGTTTAATCCAAGGTTGGAAAAAAGAAGACATACCAGCAAATGAAGCAGATTTGCAAACGATAGAATGGTTCGGAAATCAAATGAATAAAACCATTGCCGAAATCAATGACCAATTCTCAAAATTCAGAATTTCTGATGCCTTGCATTTGATTTATAAACTGATTTGGGACGATTTCTGTGCTTGGTATTTAGAAGCGATTAAACCAAATTATGGAGAAGGAATTTCTCAGGAAGTTTATGATAAAACCATCGCTTATTTTGAGGAATTAATGAGATTGCTACATCCTTTCATGCCGTTCTTAACGGAAGAATTGTACCAGGCGATTTCAGAAAGAAGCGCAGAAGAAGCTTTGGTGATTGCTCAACAGAAAAAAGCAGAATCTTTCAGTGAAGAAAATATAAAAGCCTTTGAAACGGCTAAAGAATTGATTTCTGGCGTTAGAAATTACCGTCAAAGCAAAGGAATTTCGCCTAGAGAAGCCGTAGAATTATTTACCAATGTTACAAATTTCGCAAACGAAGCAGTAGTAAGGAAATTGGCAAATGTTTCAGAAATTAATTTCGGAAATAAAACAGATAAACCATGTTTCACTTTCTTAGTGGGAGCTACAGAAGTTTCCATTCCATTGAGTGAAAACCTTGATTTAGGAGAGGAAAAAGCAAAAACAGAAGAAGAACTAAAATACTTAAAAGGATTCTTAATTTCGGTAGAAAAGAAACTATCTAACGAAAAATTTGTTGCTGGTGCTCCTGCTCAAGTAGTAGAAAATGAGCGCAAAAAACAAAAAGATGCGCAAGATAAAATTGCAATTTTAGAAGAAAAATTAAAAACATTGTAA
- a CDS encoding GIY-YIG nuclease family protein, producing MKQYFVYILKCSDNSYYTGITSDLEGRLIKHQSGYYPESYAHNRRPVELVFYTEFNDVEQAISFEKRVKGWSRKKKEAIIKDNWNLLPKLSICKMKLIQIILKKIK from the coding sequence ATGAAACAATATTTTGTCTACATATTAAAATGTTCTGATAATTCATATTATACAGGGATTACCAGTGATTTAGAAGGAAGACTTATAAAGCACCAATCAGGTTATTATCCTGAAAGCTATGCCCATAACAGAAGACCAGTAGAATTAGTTTTTTATACTGAATTTAATGATGTAGAACAAGCCATTTCATTTGAAAAACGAGTCAAAGGTTGGAGTAGAAAAAAGAAAGAAGCCATTATTAAAGATAATTGGAATTTATTACCAAAATTATCTATATGTAAAATGAAACTCATTCAAATAATTTTGAAAAAGATAAAATAA
- a CDS encoding DUF4241 domain-containing protein: MSHLENISKLFSKNFVENPMLETFEAGKIHLPSGKLVACDPLITHDMKEFVIHFPVGDFPVFVHKERDSNCIAYVEIVFQNEEATTFKMATTEGQHIEDLQGEEVFGYPVESGMGCFMDAETQDALNHLENRLFHRKGADFMGIYEEFFHSHFFDENGAIDQFAFLKPDEGKPGNIFAFETGYGEGFYASYIGFGAENQPVKIITEFIEIKSE; encoded by the coding sequence ATGTCACACCTAGAAAACATATCAAAACTTTTTTCTAAAAATTTTGTAGAAAATCCAATGCTAGAAACTTTCGAGGCAGGAAAAATTCATCTTCCTAGCGGAAAGTTAGTCGCTTGTGATCCATTGATTACCCATGACATGAAGGAATTTGTGATTCATTTTCCTGTAGGTGATTTTCCTGTTTTTGTACACAAAGAAAGAGATAGCAATTGTATTGCTTATGTAGAAATAGTGTTTCAAAATGAGGAGGCAACAACCTTTAAAATGGCAACTACAGAAGGTCAACATATTGAAGATTTGCAAGGAGAAGAAGTTTTCGGGTATCCTGTAGAATCGGGAATGGGTTGTTTTATGGATGCAGAAACGCAGGATGCTCTTAATCATCTAGAAAATAGATTGTTTCATAGAAAAGGAGCAGATTTTATGGGAATTTATGAAGAGTTTTTCCACAGTCATTTCTTTGATGAAAATGGAGCGATTGACCAATTTGCGTTCCTAAAACCAGACGAAGGAAAACCAGGAAATATTTTTGCTTTCGAAACAGGATATGGAGAAGGTTTCTATGCAAGCTATATTGGTTTTGGTGCAGAAAATCAACCGGTTAAAATTATAACGGAGTTTATTGAAATAAAATCTGAATAA
- a CDS encoding ribokinase, protein MKVSAEQPKIIVVGSSSIDLVLNTSFHPEPNETVIAQKSETFFGGKGANQAVGTARLGASTFFIGCVGMDPYGQQILRNLVDENVNVGFVHEDLDHATGTAYVTAAHGKNAIVVVPSANYCLEPKHLESAERFFSTADLVLTQLEIPMNVVEKTYEFAKKYNKKLGIYASPAARISEEILDYASFIVAKSNELSIIFGEESREKILRKYPNKLFVRDDANSTIYHNGSEMKYHRNDPEDMPNKMGMGDAFTSGFSIALCHGNEVDDCVKFGNDVSLKVAQKRGSQTGLPKLKDFGL, encoded by the coding sequence ATGAAAGTAAGTGCAGAACAGCCCAAAATTATAGTTGTAGGAAGTTCTTCTATCGATTTAGTCCTCAATACATCATTTCACCCAGAACCCAATGAAACGGTAATCGCCCAAAAATCTGAAACTTTTTTTGGAGGAAAAGGAGCCAATCAAGCAGTAGGAACAGCGAGATTAGGTGCAAGTACATTTTTCATTGGTTGCGTAGGAATGGATCCTTATGGTCAACAAATTCTTAGAAATTTAGTAGATGAAAATGTAAATGTAGGTTTTGTACACGAAGATTTAGACCACGCTACAGGAACGGCTTATGTAACTGCAGCGCACGGTAAAAACGCCATCGTAGTAGTTCCTTCTGCCAATTATTGTCTAGAGCCAAAGCATTTAGAGAGCGCAGAAAGATTTTTTTCTACAGCAGATTTAGTGCTAACTCAGTTAGAAATTCCGATGAATGTGGTAGAAAAAACGTATGAATTTGCCAAAAAATACAACAAAAAACTGGGAATTTATGCTTCTCCAGCTGCCAGAATTTCAGAAGAGATTTTAGACTATGCCTCTTTTATCGTGGCCAAAAGCAATGAACTTTCCATCATTTTTGGGGAAGAATCTAGAGAAAAAATTTTAAGAAAATATCCCAATAAACTTTTTGTAAGAGATGATGCTAATTCTACCATTTATCACAATGGTTCGGAGATGAAATATCACAGGAACGACCCAGAAGACATGCCCAATAAAATGGGAATGGGAGATGCTTTCACTTCTGGTTTTTCCATCGCGTTATGTCATGGAAATGAGGTAGATGATTGTGTGAAATTCGGGAATGATGTTTCGCTAAAAGTAGCACAAAAAAGAGGCTCTCAAACAGGATTGCCCAAATTAAAAGATTTCGGTTTGTAA
- a CDS encoding alpha/beta hydrolase family protein, producing MNNTITIYTQDQYPIIATLFEPENANGKLLLVNSATGVKQQTYYSFAQHFADLGFVVITYDYRGVALSKPDQLKGFKASMRTWGNTDYKAVTDFIEEHYPHHRKFLIGHSVGALILGMNKDSAIFEKFCFVATQNTYFGHLSPRIKILGLLGFGLYQPVLTRVKGYFKTYFVNLGESLPKGVSDDWRTLIMNRKSVNRLLEKTENFSKNLHQEVLYLNMQDDDWITETGMKLLMNETYVNMRPIYRIVHPHESNGEEIGHINFFRAKHSKLWSMVFDWFS from the coding sequence ATGAATAATACCATTACCATCTATACTCAAGACCAATATCCCATTATTGCTACGCTTTTTGAGCCAGAAAATGCGAATGGGAAACTACTGTTGGTGAATTCTGCAACTGGCGTGAAACAACAAACGTATTACTCTTTTGCACAGCATTTTGCAGATTTGGGTTTTGTGGTAATTACCTATGATTACAGAGGAGTGGCGCTTTCTAAACCAGACCAGCTCAAAGGTTTTAAAGCGAGCATGAGAACTTGGGGAAATACAGATTATAAAGCTGTTACAGATTTTATAGAGGAGCATTATCCTCATCACCGAAAATTTCTAATCGGTCATTCTGTAGGTGCTTTAATCCTCGGAATGAATAAAGATTCAGCAATTTTTGAAAAATTCTGTTTCGTGGCCACTCAAAATACTTATTTTGGGCATCTTTCTCCAAGAATTAAAATATTGGGATTATTAGGTTTTGGCTTGTATCAGCCTGTTCTAACTCGGGTAAAAGGGTATTTCAAGACGTATTTTGTGAATTTAGGTGAATCTTTGCCCAAAGGTGTTTCAGATGATTGGCGAACCCTTATCATGAACCGAAAATCCGTAAATCGATTACTCGAAAAAACGGAGAATTTCTCTAAAAATTTACATCAAGAAGTCTTATATCTCAACATGCAAGATGATGATTGGATTACAGAAACGGGAATGAAATTACTCATGAACGAAACGTATGTCAATATGAGGCCTATTTACAGAATCGTGCATCCTCACGAAAGCAATGGAGAAGAAATAGGTCACATTAATTTTTTTAGAGCAAAACACAGTAAACTTTGGAGCATGGTTTTCGATTGGTTTTCGTAG
- a CDS encoding HD domain-containing protein, which translates to MKNHITLTINFVKEKLEGAEAGHDWFHIERVWKLSKKIAEKEGGNLEVIELSALLHDIADPKFHNGDETLALKISQNFLEEIHIDTELIEQVLFVIKNISFKNRAEAPENPPLELQIVQDADRLDAVGAIGIARTFNFGGFKNNLMYHPEIKPNLGMNKEEYKKSNGTTINHFYEKLLLLKDLMNTETAKKIASERHDFMLQFLDEFYKEWNVEL; encoded by the coding sequence ATGAAAAATCACATCACCCTTACCATAAATTTTGTTAAAGAAAAACTAGAAGGTGCAGAAGCAGGACACGATTGGTTTCACATAGAACGCGTCTGGAAACTCTCTAAAAAAATTGCCGAAAAAGAAGGCGGAAATCTGGAAGTAATAGAACTTTCGGCTTTGTTGCACGATATTGCAGACCCTAAATTTCATAATGGTGATGAAACTTTGGCACTTAAAATTTCTCAAAATTTTCTCGAAGAAATTCATATAGATACTGAATTAATAGAGCAAGTGTTGTTTGTCATTAAAAATATTTCCTTTAAAAATAGAGCGGAAGCACCAGAAAATCCTCCTTTAGAATTGCAAATTGTGCAAGATGCAGACCGTCTTGATGCGGTTGGAGCAATTGGGATTGCTCGAACATTCAATTTTGGGGGATTTAAAAATAATTTGATGTATCATCCGGAAATCAAGCCGAATCTAGGCATGAACAAAGAAGAGTACAAAAAATCAAACGGAACCACCATCAACCATTTTTATGAAAAATTGTTGTTGCTCAAAGATTTAATGAACACCGAAACGGCAAAAAAAATCGCATCAGAAAGACACGATTTTATGTTGCAATTTCTTGATGAATTTTATAAAGAATGGAATGTGGAACTGTAG
- a CDS encoding efflux RND transporter periplasmic adaptor subunit, which yields MKNLTFKKVVYILLGLLFAAGLLMGISYLIKSNSQESEAFLTRKPFVQNLDDKVMATGKIVPREEVEIKPNMSGIIDKILVKEGDHVSAGELIATLKIVPSVPQVNAAQQEVQNANLQINNAKINLANQQQQFAMQQRLYTQGVISKQEFLTAQQQLQSMQNQLKNAQQQLQTAQKNLQIARTGVAEGLQSLATTQIRSKATGTVLEVPVKVGYQVIEANQFNAGTTICSVADLNSLIFEGKIDEAQAGKIKEGMEMNIVIGALQNKTFPGRVTMIAPKGKDENGTIKFPIEGDVFNPNNEYIRAGFSANGEIVLSSQKNALLLDESLIQYEKQNGKDVPFVEVKQKDGKFKKVTVKLGASDGINVQILSGITKDSEVKVWNPSDKDKEELKEKKK from the coding sequence ATGAAAAACTTAACCTTCAAAAAAGTAGTTTATATTCTCTTAGGTTTGCTTTTTGCAGCTGGACTTCTGATGGGAATAAGTTACCTGATTAAATCTAATTCTCAAGAAAGCGAAGCTTTTCTCACCAGAAAACCATTCGTGCAAAATCTTGATGATAAAGTAATGGCTACTGGTAAAATAGTTCCGAGAGAAGAAGTAGAAATTAAGCCGAATATGTCTGGGATTATAGACAAAATCTTGGTAAAAGAAGGCGACCATGTTTCTGCAGGAGAACTTATTGCTACCCTTAAAATTGTGCCGAGCGTTCCTCAGGTAAATGCTGCTCAACAAGAAGTGCAAAATGCAAATCTTCAAATTAATAATGCTAAAATTAATTTGGCAAATCAGCAACAGCAATTTGCGATGCAACAGCGTTTGTACACTCAAGGCGTAATTTCTAAACAAGAATTTCTTACTGCTCAACAGCAATTGCAATCCATGCAAAATCAGTTGAAAAACGCTCAACAACAATTGCAAACCGCTCAGAAAAATCTACAAATCGCTAGAACTGGTGTTGCCGAAGGTTTACAAAGTCTTGCCACTACTCAAATTCGTTCTAAAGCCACGGGAACGGTACTCGAAGTTCCTGTAAAAGTTGGTTATCAGGTAATTGAAGCCAATCAGTTTAATGCTGGAACTACTATTTGTAGTGTTGCAGACCTTAACTCTCTTATTTTTGAAGGAAAAATAGACGAAGCTCAAGCTGGAAAAATTAAGGAAGGCATGGAGATGAACATCGTCATCGGTGCTTTACAAAATAAAACTTTCCCAGGAAGAGTAACCATGATTGCTCCAAAAGGAAAAGATGAAAACGGAACCATCAAATTCCCGATTGAAGGAGACGTTTTTAACCCTAATAATGAATACATTAGAGCAGGATTTTCTGCCAATGGCGAAATTGTATTGAGCTCTCAGAAAAACGCTTTACTTTTAGACGAAAGTCTTATTCAATATGAAAAACAAAATGGTAAAGATGTTCCTTTTGTAGAAGTAAAACAGAAAGACGGAAAATTCAAAAAAGTGACCGTAAAACTGGGTGCATCTGATGGAATTAATGTTCAAATTCTTTCGGGAATTACTAAAGATTCTGAAGTAAAAGTTTGGAACCCATCTGATAAAGACAAAGAAGAATTGAAAGAGAAGAAAAAATAA
- a CDS encoding ABC transporter permease, with protein MNIIFKIDTWQEIYYSLKNNKLRTFLTMIGVGWGMFLFVSLLGAAKGMENGFDKLFSGFATNSIFMWAQNTTIPYNGFPKGRQLSLHLPDMDLLEKKIPQIDYISPQNSRGNFGNPGEQMNRNGKSTTYTLTGDYPAGNKISEKKLIFGRYINDADVTASKNVVVIGEEIYKNFFDAKKNENPIGKSINIKGIFFNVIGVYKVAKAGGPMDNDTTAYIPLSTYTKMYNDGDKVGFFAIVSKPEANLETVEEQAKLELKKKNNVSPEDTNAFGSFNLGKMFGKMYGFLTGMQLLTIIVGALTILAGVIAISNILLITVKERTKEIGIRRALGAKPSEVRNQILLESVVITLTSGLLGFIFGIFLLMIINAMTQNQDAFPFYNPTVNYSHVFAAMAVMTILGLLIGMIPAQRAVKIKPIEALRSE; from the coding sequence ATGAACATCATATTCAAAATAGATACGTGGCAAGAAATTTATTATTCACTTAAAAATAATAAACTTCGTACTTTCCTCACCATGATTGGTGTAGGTTGGGGTATGTTTTTATTTGTTAGTTTATTGGGAGCTGCAAAAGGCATGGAAAACGGTTTTGACAAATTATTTTCTGGATTTGCGACCAATTCTATTTTTATGTGGGCACAGAATACTACTATTCCGTATAACGGTTTCCCAAAAGGCAGACAACTGAGTTTGCACCTTCCTGACATGGATTTATTGGAAAAGAAAATCCCACAGATTGATTACATTTCGCCTCAAAACTCCAGAGGAAATTTTGGAAATCCTGGTGAACAAATGAACCGCAACGGAAAATCTACCACGTATACCCTTACTGGAGATTACCCTGCAGGAAATAAAATTTCTGAAAAGAAATTAATCTTCGGAAGATATATCAATGATGCAGATGTTACTGCGAGTAAAAACGTAGTTGTCATCGGTGAAGAAATTTATAAAAACTTCTTTGACGCCAAAAAAAATGAAAATCCTATTGGGAAATCTATCAATATCAAAGGTATTTTCTTTAACGTTATCGGTGTTTATAAGGTAGCCAAAGCTGGTGGACCTATGGATAATGATACCACAGCGTACATTCCGCTTTCTACTTATACTAAAATGTACAATGATGGAGACAAAGTAGGCTTTTTTGCCATCGTGAGTAAACCAGAAGCCAATCTGGAAACCGTAGAAGAACAAGCCAAACTAGAACTTAAAAAGAAAAACAACGTTTCTCCTGAAGATACCAATGCTTTTGGAAGTTTCAACTTGGGGAAAATGTTCGGGAAAATGTATGGCTTTTTAACAGGAATGCAATTGCTCACCATTATTGTAGGAGCGCTAACCATTTTGGCGGGTGTGATTGCGATTTCTAACATTTTATTGATTACCGTAAAAGAAAGAACCAAAGAAATAGGCATCCGAAGAGCTTTGGGAGCGAAGCCTTCTGAAGTAAGAAACCAAATTTTGCTGGAAAGTGTGGTAATTACTTTGACTTCGGGATTATTAGGATTTATTTTCGGGATTTTCCTTTTGATGATTATCAATGCGATGACTCAGAACCAAGATGCTTTCCCTTTTTATAATCCTACGGTAAATTATTCACACGTTTTTGCAGCAATGGCGGTGATGACGATTTTAGGACTTCTCATCGGGATGATTCCTGCACAAAGAGCCGTGAAAATTAAACCAATAGAAGCTTTAAGAAGCGAATAA